Proteins from one Bos taurus isolate L1 Dominette 01449 registration number 42190680 breed Hereford chromosome 7, ARS-UCD2.0, whole genome shotgun sequence genomic window:
- the MED7 gene encoding mediator of RNA polymerase II transcription subunit 7 (The RefSeq protein has 1 substitution compared to this genomic sequence): protein MGEPQQVSALPPPPMQYIKEYTDENIQEGLAPKPPPPIKDSYMMFGNQFQCDDLIIRPLESQGIERLHPMQFDHKKELRKLNMSILINFLDLLDILIRSPGSIKREEKLEDLKLLFVHVHHLINEYRPHQARETLRVMMEVQKRQRLETAERFQKHLERVIEMIQNCLASLPDDLPHSEAGMRVKTEPMDTDDSNNCIGQNEQQRENSGHRRDQIIEKDAALCVLIDEMNERP from the coding sequence ATGGGTGAGCCACAGCAAGTGAgtgccctcccaccccctccgATGCAGTACATCAAGGAGTATACAGATGAAAATATTCAGGAAGGCCTCGCTCCCAAGCCTCCACCTCCAATAAAGGACAGTTACATGATGTTTGGCAACCAGTTCCAGTGTGATGATCTTATCATCCGCCCTTTAGAAAGTCAGGGTATTGAACGACTTCATCCTATGCAGTTTGATCACAAGAAAGAACTGAGAAAACTCAATATGTCTATCCTTATTAATTTCTTAGACCTCTTAGATATCTTGATACGGAGCCCTGGGAGTATAAAACGAGAAGAGAAGTTAGAAGATCTTAAGCTGCTTTTTGTGCATGTACATCATCTCATAAATGAATACCGACCCCACCAAGCAAGAGAGACCTTGAGAGTCATGATGGAGGTGCAGAAACGTCAACGTCTTGAGACAGCCGAGAGGTTTCAAAAGCATCTGGAACGAGTCATTGAGATGATTCAGAATTGCTTGGCTTCTCTGCCTGATGATTTACCTCATTCAGAAGCAGGGATGAGAGTAAAAACTGAACCAATGGACGCTGATGACAGCAACAATTGTATTGGACAGAAtgaacaacaaagagaaaattcAGGTCATCGGAGAGATCAGATTATAGAGAAAGATGCTGCCTTGTGTGTCCTGATTGACGAAATGAATGAAAGGCCGTGA
- the MED7 gene encoding mediator of RNA polymerase II transcription subunit 7 isoform X1 has translation MGEPQQVSALPPPPMQYIKEYTDENIQEGLAPKPPPPIKDSYMMFGNQFQCDDLIIRPLESQGIERLHPMQFDHKKELRKLNMSILINFLDLLDILIRSPGSIKREEKLEDLKLLFVHVHHLINEYRPHQARETLRVMMEVQKRQRLETAERFQKHLERVIEMIQNCLASLPDDLPHSEAGMRVKTEPMDADDSNNCIGQNEQQRENSGHRRDQIIEKDAALCVLIDEMNERP, from the coding sequence ATGGGTGAGCCACAGCAAGTGAgtgccctcccaccccctccgATGCAGTACATCAAGGAGTATACAGATGAAAATATTCAGGAAGGCCTCGCTCCCAAGCCTCCACCTCCAATAAAGGACAGTTACATGATGTTTGGCAACCAGTTCCAGTGTGATGATCTTATCATCCGCCCTTTAGAAAGTCAGGGTATTGAACGACTTCATCCTATGCAGTTTGATCACAAGAAAGAACTGAGAAAACTCAATATGTCTATCCTTATTAATTTCTTAGACCTCTTAGATATCTTGATACGGAGCCCTGGGAGTATAAAACGAGAAGAGAAGTTAGAAGATCTTAAGCTGCTTTTTGTGCATGTACATCATCTCATAAATGAATACCGACCCCACCAAGCAAGAGAGACCTTGAGAGTCATGATGGAGGTGCAGAAACGTCAACGTCTTGAGACAGCCGAGAGGTTTCAAAAGCATCTGGAACGAGTCATTGAGATGATTCAGAATTGCTTGGCTTCTCTGCCTGATGATTTACCTCATTCAGAAGCAGGGATGAGAGTAAAAACTGAACCAATGGACGCTGATGACAGCAACAATTGTATTGGACAGAAtgaacaacaaagagaaaattcAGGTCATCGGAGAGATCAGATTATAGAGAAAGATGCTGCCTTGTGTGTCCTGATTGACGAAATGAATGAAAGGCCGTGA